In Hevea brasiliensis isolate MT/VB/25A 57/8 chromosome 13, ASM3005281v1, whole genome shotgun sequence, a single genomic region encodes these proteins:
- the LOC131171897 gene encoding receptor-like protein 14 isoform X1 yields the protein MEIMKECWILVMILLLRGSWCFDGCLEHERIALLQLKFEFISSSSSYDMPLWGVNTDCCNWGGVKCNTTTGHVVELSLDFMRRGGDWYLNASLFLPFQQLKNLSLWGNNIAGCIKNEGFERLSVLDNLELLDLSFNHFNNNILSSLSGLSSLKFLYLYENRLKGIINIEGGEELLKLSNLQYLDLGYNNFSINNLSFLNGLSSLKGLYIANIQLKGPFDLKG from the exons TGTTGGATATTGGTGATGATTTTACTATTGCGAGGGAGTTGGTGCTTTGATGGTTGTTTGGAGCATGAGAGAATTGCTCTTTTGCAACTCAAGTTTGagttcatttcttcttcttcttcttatgatATGCCTCTTTGGGGTGTAAATACTGACTGCTGTAATTGGGGAGGGGTAAAGTGCAACACCACCACAGGGCATGTTGTGGAACTCTCTCTTGACTTTATGAGAAGAGGAGGAGATTGGTATCTAAATGCTTCTTTGTTTCTACCCTTTCAACAACTGAAGAATCTTTCCTTATGGGGAAATAATATAGCTGGTTGCATTAAGAATGAAG GTTTTGAAAGGTTATCAGTACTTGACAATTTGGAGCTTCTTGATTTAAGTTTCAACCatttcaataacaacatcttatcATCTCTAAGTGGTCTTTcatctttaaaatttttatatctaTATGAAAATAGATTGAAAGGAATAATTAATATTGAAG GTGGTGAAGAATTACTGAAGCTGAGTAATTTGCAGTATCTTGATTTGGGTTATAATAATTTTAGTATCAACAATTTATCATTTCTCAATGGGCTGTCATCTCTCAAAGGTTTATACATAGCAAACATTCAATTGAAAGGACCATTCGATTTGAAAGGTTAG
- the LOC131171897 gene encoding receptor-like protein 14 isoform X2, whose translation MEIMKECWILVMILLLRGSWCFDGCLEHERIALLQLKFEFISSSSSYDMPLWGVNTDCCNWGGVKCNTTTGHVVELSLDFMRRGGDWYLNASLFLPFQQLKNLSLWGNNIAGCIKNEGFERLSVLDNLELLDLSFNHFNNNILSSLSGLSSLKFLYLYENRLKGIINIEELNYLASLKELDLSYNTMEGFKSSHGRN comes from the exons TGTTGGATATTGGTGATGATTTTACTATTGCGAGGGAGTTGGTGCTTTGATGGTTGTTTGGAGCATGAGAGAATTGCTCTTTTGCAACTCAAGTTTGagttcatttcttcttcttcttcttatgatATGCCTCTTTGGGGTGTAAATACTGACTGCTGTAATTGGGGAGGGGTAAAGTGCAACACCACCACAGGGCATGTTGTGGAACTCTCTCTTGACTTTATGAGAAGAGGAGGAGATTGGTATCTAAATGCTTCTTTGTTTCTACCCTTTCAACAACTGAAGAATCTTTCCTTATGGGGAAATAATATAGCTGGTTGCATTAAGAATGAAG GTTTTGAAAGGTTATCAGTACTTGACAATTTGGAGCTTCTTGATTTAAGTTTCAACCatttcaataacaacatcttatcATCTCTAAGTGGTCTTTcatctttaaaatttttatatctaTATGAAAATAGATTGAAAGGAATAATTAATATTGAAG AATTAAATTATCTAGCAAGTTTGAAGGAGTTAGATTTATCATATAATACAATGGAAGGCTTTAAATCTTCACATGGTAGGAATTGa
- the LOC131168887 gene encoding probable protein phosphatase 2C 27 isoform X5 — MDNWDKDSSLISSGDGFSVCSSFPTFVAIQLESICEDRVTLERKQNLKTNFIPVLQSGEWSDIGGRLYMEDTHICISDLAKKFGYNLLREESVSFYGVFDGHGGKSAAHFVRDHLPRVIVEDADLALELEKVFARSFIETDTAFAETCSLESSLSSGTTAITAMIFGRSLLVANAGDCRAVLSRRGTAIEMSKDHRPCCVNERTRIESLGGYVEDGYLNGCVNKFFIIDYFIKKLFYK; from the exons ATGGATAATTGGGATAAAGACTCTTCCTTGATTAGCTCCGGTGATGGGTTCAGTGTCTGCAGCTCTTTTCCT ACCTTTGTGGCCATTCAGCTAGAAAGCATCTGTGAGGATCGAGTGACTCTGGAGAGGAAACAGAATCTTAAAACAAATTTTATTCCTGTCCTTCAATCAGGAGAATGGTCTGACATTGGTGGTCGGCTTTATATGGAGGATACACACATTTGCATTAGTGACTTGGCAAAGAAATTTGGTTACAATTTACTTAGGGAGGAATCTGTTTCTTTCTATGGT GTATTTGATGGGCATGGGGGAAAGAGTGCAGCACATTTTGTCCGGGATCATTTGCCAAGAGTTATTGTTGAGGATGCAGATTTGGCATTAGAACTTGAGAAAGTGTTCGCAAGGTCATTCATTGAGACTGATACAGCTTTTGCGGAGACTTGCTCCCTTGAGTCTTCCCTCTCTTCTGGCACAACTGCAATCACTGCAATGATATTTGGGAG GTCTTTGCTTGTGGCAAATGCTGGTGACTGCCGGGCTGTATTGTCACGACGTGGAACAGCTATAGAAATGTCAAAGGACCATAGGCCTTGCTGTGTTAATGAAAGGACCCGGATTGAGTCCCTGGGGGGATATGTTGAAGATGGTTATCTGAATGGCTgtgttaataaattttttataattgattattttataaaaaaattattttataaataa
- the LOC131168887 gene encoding probable protein phosphatase 2C 27 isoform X2 encodes MQDAKQVNQEVESLGNTNINKKQSWPLHCEALHDKMDNWDKDSSLISSGDGFSVCSSFPTFVAIQLESICEDRVTLERKQNLKTNFIPVLQSGEWSDIGGRLYMEDTHICISDLAKKFGYNLLREESVSFYGVFDGHGGKSAAHFVRDHLPRVIVEDADLALELEKVFARSFIETDTAFAETCSLESSLSSGTTAITAMIFGRSLLVANAGDCRAVLSRRGTAIEMSKDHRPCCVNERTRIESLGGYVEDGYLNGCVNKFFIIDYFIKKLFYK; translated from the exons ATGCAG GATGCTAAGCAGGTTAACCAAGAAGTGGAAAGCCTCGGCAATACCAACATCAACAAGAAGCAGTCTTGGCCTTTGCATTGTGAGGCCTTGCATGACAAGATGGATAATTGGGATAAAGACTCTTCCTTGATTAGCTCCGGTGATGGGTTCAGTGTCTGCAGCTCTTTTCCT ACCTTTGTGGCCATTCAGCTAGAAAGCATCTGTGAGGATCGAGTGACTCTGGAGAGGAAACAGAATCTTAAAACAAATTTTATTCCTGTCCTTCAATCAGGAGAATGGTCTGACATTGGTGGTCGGCTTTATATGGAGGATACACACATTTGCATTAGTGACTTGGCAAAGAAATTTGGTTACAATTTACTTAGGGAGGAATCTGTTTCTTTCTATGGT GTATTTGATGGGCATGGGGGAAAGAGTGCAGCACATTTTGTCCGGGATCATTTGCCAAGAGTTATTGTTGAGGATGCAGATTTGGCATTAGAACTTGAGAAAGTGTTCGCAAGGTCATTCATTGAGACTGATACAGCTTTTGCGGAGACTTGCTCCCTTGAGTCTTCCCTCTCTTCTGGCACAACTGCAATCACTGCAATGATATTTGGGAG GTCTTTGCTTGTGGCAAATGCTGGTGACTGCCGGGCTGTATTGTCACGACGTGGAACAGCTATAGAAATGTCAAAGGACCATAGGCCTTGCTGTGTTAATGAAAGGACCCGGATTGAGTCCCTGGGGGGATATGTTGAAGATGGTTATCTGAATGGCTgtgttaataaattttttataattgattattttataaaaaaattattttataaataa